The following nucleotide sequence is from Methanomassiliicoccales archaeon.
CACGCCCAGGCGTTCTTGGACATTGTTGACCCGGGCCACGGTCTCTCTCCTCTTCTGCCCGGTGGACTTGGTCACCTCATCGAGTATCTGGGAGAAGACCGAAGGCTCCGGCTCTGCGTCCTTGAGCATCTCCTTGCAGGGACGGAAGTTGACCGGGATCTCCATCTCCTTGTGGCTGAACACCGGCTTCACATAGCCATCGGTGCGTTCCAAAAGGCCGCGCTTCAGACCCAGTTCCAGAAGCAACTGCGCCTCCTTG
It contains:
- a CDS encoding DUF2240 family protein, whose product is MGDLETCLALLFKRKGKNVLTEKEFVFSASMDFRWFSPKEAQLLLELGLKRGLLERTDGYVKPVFSHKEMEIPVNFRPCKEMLKDAEPEPSVFSQILDEVTKSTGQKRRETVARVNNVQERLGVDVEVAALAVAKESGVDISPYLDKVKTELLQRY